In a single window of the Pseudomonadota bacterium genome:
- a CDS encoding SprT family zinc-dependent metalloprotease: MTLKIRMDGKIVIYAPHHTSKGDIDMFFKEKSSWISKKLIERDRQIDSTEQAKRFVSGERFLYLGEDYPLKFHDTNGGNTPLKLLYGTFLLDKDRVDEAKELFIKWYRKRAAEEVGERVDYYSKRLRLFPLNIKITSARSRYGSCSPDNRLSFSWRIVMAPYTVIDYVVIHELAHIREKNHSRKFWSNVEKIIPDYKKRRLWLRKNGHLLMV; encoded by the coding sequence ATGACCCTGAAGATCAGGATGGATGGAAAAATAGTAATCTATGCACCCCACCATACATCTAAGGGCGATATAGATATGTTTTTTAAAGAAAAGAGTTCGTGGATTTCTAAAAAACTGATTGAGAGGGATAGACAGATTGACAGCACCGAACAGGCAAAAAGGTTTGTTTCAGGAGAAAGATTTCTCTATCTGGGAGAAGATTATCCGCTTAAGTTCCATGATACAAATGGTGGCAATACCCCGCTTAAGTTATTGTACGGTACATTTCTCCTTGATAAAGATAGGGTGGATGAGGCAAAGGAACTTTTTATAAAGTGGTATAGAAAGAGAGCAGCAGAAGAGGTAGGGGAAAGGGTAGATTATTACAGTAAGAGGCTCAGGCTTTTTCCCCTAAATATAAAGATAACGAGCGCACGCTCCCGTTATGGTTCTTGCTCACCAGATAACAGACTCTCCTTCAGCTGGAGAATCGTAATGGCCCCCTATACTGTAATAGACTATGTTGTGATCCATGAACTTGCACATATAAGGGAAAAGAACCATTCGAGAAAGTTCTGGAGCAATGTGGAGAAAATTATCCCTGACTATAAGAAGCGCAGGCTCTGGCTCAGGAAAAACGGGCATCTGTTGATGGTATGA
- a CDS encoding MBL fold metallo-hydrolase, producing MRIRFLGAARTVTGSCYHLSTNGMQLLVDCGIYQGKNADEVNRIPFQFNPEEINYLLLTHAHLDHSGLIPKLVMEGFRGRIITTSATADLVEIMLYDSAHIQEKDAEWLTKKSFRSGKDEIFEPLYAEEDVKAAVPFFDKKTYGNIEDLGNRVKYRFIDAGHILGSGSLELWYQDGGGNERKIVFSGDIGKNENPVINDPQHVEEANYVVVESTYGNRFHKSVEESIDEMVEAIKGTFKRGGNVLIPAFAVGRTQDVLYVLNKLVKEGRLKDLDVYVDSPLADKATKVYISHPEYFDGEAVNVFKFKSSEGMRIHFTTAVEESQKINKIKSGAVIIAGSGMCEGGRIKHHFKHNIWRSECSIIFTGFQVKGTLGRHIVDGAKTVHVLGEEMVVRAKVYTIGGFSAHADQKELLEWLGTFISKPEVFIVHGEESVSLEFERIVNERLGLSTHVPQKGEELEI from the coding sequence AGCAAGGACAGTCACGGGGTCGTGTTACCATTTATCTACGAATGGTATGCAGCTACTCGTTGATTGCGGGATATATCAGGGGAAAAATGCCGATGAGGTAAACAGGATACCCTTTCAGTTTAATCCAGAGGAGATAAACTACCTCCTTCTCACCCATGCCCATCTTGACCATTCAGGTCTTATACCAAAACTTGTGATGGAGGGGTTCCGTGGCAGGATCATAACCACATCAGCCACTGCTGACCTCGTAGAGATAATGCTCTATGACTCGGCCCATATTCAGGAAAAGGACGCAGAGTGGTTAACAAAAAAATCCTTCAGGTCTGGGAAGGATGAGATATTTGAGCCTCTGTATGCTGAGGAGGATGTAAAGGCAGCTGTACCCTTTTTCGATAAAAAGACGTACGGGAACATAGAAGACTTGGGTAATAGGGTGAAATACAGGTTTATAGATGCAGGCCATATCCTTGGCTCTGGTTCACTGGAGCTATGGTATCAGGATGGCGGCGGTAATGAGAGAAAGATTGTATTTTCTGGTGATATTGGAAAAAATGAAAACCCTGTCATAAATGATCCTCAACACGTAGAGGAAGCAAATTATGTTGTTGTTGAATCTACCTATGGCAACAGGTTCCATAAGAGTGTCGAGGAAAGTATCGATGAAATGGTAGAGGCGATAAAAGGCACATTCAAAAGGGGAGGGAATGTCCTTATACCGGCCTTTGCCGTGGGGAGGACCCAGGATGTTTTATATGTATTGAATAAACTGGTAAAGGAAGGGAGGCTCAAGGATCTTGATGTCTATGTGGATAGCCCCCTTGCCGATAAAGCGACAAAGGTATATATATCACATCCAGAATATTTCGATGGAGAAGCAGTGAACGTGTTTAAATTTAAAAGTAGTGAGGGAATGAGAATCCACTTTACTACAGCTGTTGAGGAATCGCAGAAAATCAACAAGATAAAATCAGGGGCAGTTATTATTGCAGGAAGTGGTATGTGTGAGGGGGGACGCATAAAGCATCACTTCAAGCATAATATATGGAGGTCCGAATGCAGCATAATATTCACAGGTTTTCAGGTTAAGGGTACCCTCGGGCGTCATATCGTTGATGGGGCGAAGACCGTCCATGTCCTTGGAGAGGAAATGGTTGTGAGGGCAAAGGTATATACTATCGGAGGATTTTCAGCCCATGCAGACCAGAAAGAACTCCTCGAGTGGCTTGGTACATTTATAAGCAAACCAGAGGTCTTTATAGTGCACGGTGAAGAATCTGTTTCACTTGAATTTGAGAGGATTGTCAACGAGAGGTTGGGTCTTAGCACCCATGTTCCCCAGAAGGGAGAGGAGTTAGAGATTTAG